Part of the Methanosphaera sp. WGK6 genome is shown below.
TTTTTAATACTAAATAAATCATATATATTTTATAAGAATAACTTTATTGTCAGAATAACCTGTCAAAAAACAGATTACTTATATTAAAAAGGTGAATTTATGGGAATAGTTGTGGCGAAATTTGGTGGAACATCAGTAGGTACTGGTGAAAGAATTAAAAAAGCAGCAAATTCAGTTGTTAATGAATACATGCAAGGAAATCAAGTAGTAGTAGTAGTTTCTGCAATTAATAAGACTACTGATGAATCTATAAAATTAGTAAATGAATCCATAGGTGATACAGTAACAGAAAAACAATTAGCAGGTATTCTAGCTATGGGTGAAATGCAAAGTGTACGTATAATGGCAGCAACAATTGAATCATTAGGTGTTAAAGCAGAATACATTGATCCATTTAGTGAAAAATGGCCAGTAATTACAGATAGTAATTATTTAAATGCAAAAATTGATAAGAAAAAGACAGCACAACAAGCAAAAGAACACATAGTAAAATTATTAAATCAAGGTATTATACCAGTAGTCTGCGGATTCCTTGGAAGAGACCTTGAAGGTGTAGTAACTACCCTGGGTAGGGGTGGAAGTGATGTATCTGCATTTTTATTAGGGCATTGTATAGGTGCTGATGAGGTTATAATAGTCACTGATGTAAAGGGTGTAATGTCTACTGATCCACGTAAATTAAACACAGCTAGAAAATTAGATAAAATTACTGTAGAAGAAATGATTGACTTAGCAAATTATGGAGCACAAGTACTTCATCCTAATGCATTAAGATATAAGGATCCAAATATAAAAGCGAAGATAATTAGTTTTGAATATGGTGATTTAAGAGTACAGGGGACTGATATTATAGGACCGTCTCATTCAGAAGAAGATGTTATAACTATAACAAAATTAGAAGAAAAATTATCAGTATTAGCTGTTGTTGGCGAAGATTTAATGAATAAACAAGGTATAATTGCTAATGTTACAGAAAAGGTATCTGAAAATAATTTAAGTATTTATGGAATATCTACTGGTGAGAGTTCTATAACCTTATTCTTCAGTGAAAAGGATGCAGAAAAAGCTCATGAAGTATTGCATGATTTAGTTATACGAGGCGATAGATTAAGTTCAATATCTTTAGGACAGAAAATTGCAATGATTTCAGTAGTAAGTCATGATTTTATTGATACTCCAGGCATAATAACAAGCATAACAAAACCATTACATGAAAATAATATTAATATAGTTGAATTATCATCTAGTCAAACAGCAGTTGTAGTATTTGTTGACTGGGATGATGGTGATAAAGCACATAAATTAATTAAGGAGACTTTACAATGAATTTAGATGGAACACATGTTGCTATGATAACACCTTTTGATAAAAATAATAATATTGATGAAGAAAAATATAGAAGTTTCATTGATTTTTTAATAGCAGGTGGAGTTAGCGGTATTGTTGCTGCAGGAACAACTGGTGAATCTGCAACATTAACTCATTCTGAACATCAAAAAGTAATTGATATAATGGTAGATCAAGCAGATGGTAGAGTTACAACAATAGCTGGTGCAGGAAGTAATGCTACATCAGAAGCATTAGATTTAGTAAAATACTCTGAAGATGCAGGAGCAGACAGTGCATTAGTTATAACACCATACTATAATAAACCTCAACAAAGTGGGTTATATAATCATTTCAAATTCCTAAATGATTCTACAAATATACCTATAATTGCATATAATGTACCTTCAAGAACAGGAGTTGATTTATCAGTAGATACAATTACGGATTTAGCAAAATTAGATAATATAGTTGCAATTAAAGAAGCAAATCCTGATTTAAATAGATTAGCTCATTTATTCAGTTTACTTGATAAAAATAATTTACTAGATAACTTTTCAGTATTATCTGGTAATGATTCATTAATATTGCCTATGATTGCTCAAGGATCTAGAGGAGTAATCAGTGTAGTTGCAAATATCTTACCTGATAAAACATCTGATTTAGTAAATAGTGCATTAAATGGAAATTATACTAAAGCACAATCTTTATCAAATGAATTATTTAATATAATGGATGTATTATTCATAGAAGCAAGTCCTGCACCAACAAAAAGAGCATTAAAATTAATGGGTAATGATGTGGGCGGATTAAGAATGCCAATTAATGAAATGAGTGATGAAAACGAAGTAATTCTTAAAAAAGCTTTAAAAGAACATAATTTAATATAATGGAGATGAAAACATGATAAAAGTAGCAGTAACTGGCTGTGCTGGAAATATGGGTTCTAAAATTGTTAAAACAGTACAATCACAAGAAAATATGGAAGTAGTAATGGGAATAGAAATACCTAATTCTCAATTAGCGGGTAAAGATTTAGGAGAACAGATAGGTCTTGGAACTATGGGTGTAAAAATAATTGGTTCACAAGATTTAAAAGCAGAATTAGAAAAAGTTCAACCTGATGTATTAGTGGATTTTACAATAGCTTCAGCAGCAGTAGAAACAGTTAAAATATGTGCTGAATGTGGAGTAAATGTTGTAGTTGGAACTACTGGTTTAACTGATGAACAATTAGAAGTAATGCACACAGCAATTAAAGAAAATAATGTAAAAGCAGTTATTTCACCTAATATGGCTACAGGAGTAAATGTATTTTTTGAAATAGTAGGGCAAGTTGCAAAAATATTAGGTCAGGAATATGATGTAGAAATTATTGAGGCACATCATCATAATAAACAAGATTCCCCATCCGGAACAGCTAAAAGAGCAGCAGAAATTGTAGCAGAAAATCTTGATTTAAATCTTAAAGAAACAGCATGTTATGGAAGGGAAGGTATGGTTGGGAAACGTCCAAAAGATGAAATTGGAATCCATGCTGTACGTGGTGGAGATATAGTTGGTGATCATACGGTTATGTTTGCTGGTGATGGTGAAAGAATAGAAGTTATTCACAGAGCTTCAACAAGACAAGCATTTGTTAATGGAGTTATACGAGCTATTAATTATCAAAATGATAAACAAGACAAAAACATTGCAGACATGTTTGATGTATTAGGATTATAATGGTGTAAAAATGGTAAGAAATGTATGTGTGTTAGGTGCAACAGGAATGGTGGGGCAACGTTTTATACAATTATTATCCCAAATTCCTGATTTCAATATAGTAAATGTTGCTGCTTCAGAAAAATCTGCAGGTAAACGATATGAAGATGCTGTAACATGGCATCAAACAACTCCAATACCTGAAGAAGTAAGGGATATGAAAATAGTAAATACTGATCCTAATGAGATAAGTGATGATGTAGATTTTGTATTTGCTTCTTTACCTGCACAATTAGCAGAACCTGTAGAGGCTGCTTTTGCAGAAAAATTTATTGTTGCATCAAATGCTAGTGTTAATCGTATGAAAGAAAATATTCCTTTAGTTATTCCAGAGGTAAATCCTGAACATCTTGAAATGATGGAAACACAGAAAGATGTCATGGGATGGGATGGATGTATTGTAACAAATCCAAATTGTTCAACAATTGCATTAACTTTAACTTTAAAACCATTATTTGATAAATATACATTTAAACGTGTATCTGTTACTACAATGCAAGCAGTAAGTGGTGCTGGCTATAATGGTGTTCCATCAATGGGTATTCTTGATAATATTATTCCTTTTATTGGTGGTGAGGAAGAAAAAATGCAATCTGAAACATTACATTTACTTGGAAAAGTTAATGGGGGGCTTGTAGAAAAAGCAAATTTCCCACTTAGTGCTTCCTGTAATAGAGTAGGTGTTGTTGATGGTCATACTGAATCTGTTGCAATAGAATTTGAAGATGATGATTTAACAGTAGAGGATATAGAAAAAACAATGTCTACATTTAAAGGAATACCTCAAAAAGAAGAATTATCATTTGCACCAGAACAACCAGTCATTGTTAGAAAAGAAACTGATAGACCACAACCTCGTATGGATAGGGATGCAGGTCATGGAATGAGTGTATCTGTAGGAAGAGTACGTGAAGATGTATTCGAAAACAGTTTTAAATATTCATTAGTTGGTCATAATACTATTCGTGGAGCTGCAGGAGCTTCAATTTTAAATGCTCAACTAATTTCAAAATTATATTTATAATTTTATTTCCTTTTTCTTCTTTTCTGCATGGTGGTATCATGTTTTCTATTTTATATTCTTGGGATATAAAACTCTTAGAACTTGTTAATTTATCTTTTCATAATTTTTTCTTAAATAATCTAGCTTTAATTATAACATATTTTGGAGTATTAGATACTGGGCTTTTCATTGCCTTAATTTTATATTTGTTTGGTAATGAAAAAGAAAAAAGAGTGGCTAAAATATTAGTAGTAACTTTATTATTAACATTTGTTTTTACACAAATTATTAAGTATATTATTTTACGACCTAGGCCTTATCAGGATTTATCTTCATTAATTGTTCTTAGTAGAGGTACGGATCCTTCTTTTCCATCAGGTCATACTGCAATGGCTAGTGCTTTAGCATTTACATTAGGTCGAAATTATGGGTATTTGGGATTTTTTATGATATTACCTATATTAGTTGCATTATCTAGGTTATATTTAGGTGTACATTATCCTTCAGATGTGTTTGTTGGCTTTTTATTAGGAATAATTGTATCTTATTTATGCGAATACTTATTTAAAAATACAAAAATTATGAATTTTATTAAAAATAGTAGAAAAACTTTAAAAGTTTAAATTTAATATATATAAATAGTGATCACTATGGCGTTTTTAAAGGATGTTGAATCAGAAGAATTGAGAGAACTAGTAAAATCTTGTTTTAAAGAGATTAATAGTCTTAAAGAACAATTGAACGATGAAAATAAAGATATTAAAACAAATGAAGTAGTAAAAAATCTTTTAATACAAACAGAGAATAATAGTTCAACTTTACAAGCAAAAATAGGTGAACTTACCGATGAAGTAAGTAAAAAGGAAACTAGCTTAAAAGAAAAAGAACTTCAATTACAGGAAAAAGACACTCAACTTAAAGAAAAAGATTTAAAAATAAAAGAAATGGAATCTCAACTGAAGAATGATGTACTTTCATTTGAAGACCAAGATGTAATTCAAGAATATAAAGATCAAATAAAAGAACTAGAACTAACTGTAGCATCAAAAAATCAAACTATATCTGATTTAAAAGAAGTTGAAGGTAATGTTGACGATGTATTTACTAAAGAACTTAAAGAAGAAATAGATCTATTAAAAATAGAAAATGAAAAATTAAAAAAAGAATCATCATACGAACCATCTCAAACTGAAATAACTCAACTAAAATCTGTTATTGATAGACAAAATGAAGAATTAAAAGAAATTCCTACATTAAAAAATCAATTGACTAGAGAAGTTACATCAAGAGATCAAAAAATTAAAAAATACGAAGAACAGATTGAAGAATTAAACAATGCTTCTTCTAATGTTGATACAACAGAATATGAATCAAAAATAGATGATTTAGAACAAAAAATAATAGATTTAGAAAAAACTAATTTAGAATTAAGTAATAGCTCTCAAAATTTTGATGTAAATGAACTCAATAATAAAATTATTCAACTTGAACAAGAGAATAAGGATTTACGTGAAAAAGATAATATAGTATCTTCTAGTTCTGATAATAGTATTAATTCTTTAATAGATGATTTTACAAAAAAATCAGATGAATTAATATCATTAAAAGCAGATTATCAACGATTACAAGATTCTAGTAGGATAACTGAACTTCAAATTAATGAGTTGAAAAATGAAAACGCCAAACTAAAATCAACTCTTAATCAAGGACATGTTGAAGATAATAATGTAGTTGAAGAAACTAAAATACTAAAACAAGAATTATCTAGTAAAGAACAAGAATTAAAAGAAGCTAATACTAAAATAGTATCATTAACTGCAGAAATTACAGAATTAACTGAAAAATTCCAGGAAATACCTGCATCTGATGAACATGTAAATAATTCGGATAATGAATCAATTAAAAAAGACTTAATTGATAAAAATAATGATTATATTGCATTAAAAGAAGAACATAGCAAAACTTTAGCTAAATATGAAGTATTAGAATCTAATTATAGTGATTTAGAAAAATTAAATAAATCTGTAGGGGAAGAATTATCTTTAACTAAAGAAAAATTAAATGAACAAGATACGATTATAAAATCTTTAACCACAGATAAAAATGTAATTGATTCTAAAGTAGATAGTTTAGAACAATTATTATCTGAAAAAGATAATGAAATTTCTGATTTGAAATTAAAAATTGATTCTTCAACATTTGATGAAAAAACAAATAATTTAGATTTAAATGATGAACTTAAAGCTACAAAAAAACAGTTATATGATAAGGATGCTGAATATGATAAACTTAAATTAGAATATAATCAATTAAAAAGAACAACTTCTTCTCAGATAACTGAATTAAATGAAGGTTTAACTAAGTTTACAAATGATAATGAAAAAATACTTTCTGAAAATGAATATCTTGAAAAGACATTGGATGAAAAAAATAAATCTATAAATCAATTAGAACAAGAAAATAATAATCTTAAGTTATTAGTTGAAGAAAAAGATTCAGAATATGAAACTCTTAAAAAGAATTATCAAGATTCTAAAATAAATAATGCTGATCAATTAAATGAACTTAAAAAAACAGTTCAAGATAAAAATGATAAATTAGCAGCATTACCACAAAAATTGGAGTTAAAAGATATTGAAATATCTCAACTAAAAAAATTACTTAAAACAGCAGAACAAGAATCAGCATCTAAAAATGATGATATAAATGATTTAAGAAATAATGTTCAAGTATCTCAAGAGAAAATAAAACAATTAAATGATCAATTATCTGAAAGTTCTATTGTTGTGGATGATAAACTTAAAGCTAAAGATGATGAAATTTTCAAATTAAAAGAAACATATAATGAAGCTAATCAAGAAAAAGATCAAGAAATTAATAAATTAAATTCATTGATAAATCAAAGAAACTATAAAATTGAGGAATTAAATGAAAATATTGTCTCTTTAGGTGATGAATTAGATGTTGTAAAATCTAAATTACGAGATAAAGAAGACCAATATATACAATCTGAAGAAATTATACAATCTAAGGATGATACATTACTTAAAAAAGATGAATTAATCAGTGAAATTAATGAAAGAGTAGGTAGGTTAGAAAATAAATTAAAACTTAAAGATGAAGAGTTCTTAGAATTAAAATCTAATTTATCTGAAAAAGAAAGCTTAATAAAAAATCTTA
Proteins encoded:
- the dapA gene encoding 4-hydroxy-tetrahydrodipicolinate synthase, coding for MNLDGTHVAMITPFDKNNNIDEEKYRSFIDFLIAGGVSGIVAAGTTGESATLTHSEHQKVIDIMVDQADGRVTTIAGAGSNATSEALDLVKYSEDAGADSALVITPYYNKPQQSGLYNHFKFLNDSTNIPIIAYNVPSRTGVDLSVDTITDLAKLDNIVAIKEANPDLNRLAHLFSLLDKNNLLDNFSVLSGNDSLILPMIAQGSRGVISVVANILPDKTSDLVNSALNGNYTKAQSLSNELFNIMDVLFIEASPAPTKRALKLMGNDVGGLRMPINEMSDENEVILKKALKEHNLI
- the dapB gene encoding 4-hydroxy-tetrahydrodipicolinate reductase produces the protein MIKVAVTGCAGNMGSKIVKTVQSQENMEVVMGIEIPNSQLAGKDLGEQIGLGTMGVKIIGSQDLKAELEKVQPDVLVDFTIASAAVETVKICAECGVNVVVGTTGLTDEQLEVMHTAIKENNVKAVISPNMATGVNVFFEIVGQVAKILGQEYDVEIIEAHHHNKQDSPSGTAKRAAEIVAENLDLNLKETACYGREGMVGKRPKDEIGIHAVRGGDIVGDHTVMFAGDGERIEVIHRASTRQAFVNGVIRAINYQNDKQDKNIADMFDVLGL
- the asd gene encoding aspartate-semialdehyde dehydrogenase: MVRNVCVLGATGMVGQRFIQLLSQIPDFNIVNVAASEKSAGKRYEDAVTWHQTTPIPEEVRDMKIVNTDPNEISDDVDFVFASLPAQLAEPVEAAFAEKFIVASNASVNRMKENIPLVIPEVNPEHLEMMETQKDVMGWDGCIVTNPNCSTIALTLTLKPLFDKYTFKRVSVTTMQAVSGAGYNGVPSMGILDNIIPFIGGEEEKMQSETLHLLGKVNGGLVEKANFPLSASCNRVGVVDGHTESVAIEFEDDDLTVEDIEKTMSTFKGIPQKEELSFAPEQPVIVRKETDRPQPRMDRDAGHGMSVSVGRVREDVFENSFKYSLVGHNTIRGAAGASILNAQLISKLYL
- a CDS encoding aspartate kinase gives rise to the protein MGIVVAKFGGTSVGTGERIKKAANSVVNEYMQGNQVVVVVSAINKTTDESIKLVNESIGDTVTEKQLAGILAMGEMQSVRIMAATIESLGVKAEYIDPFSEKWPVITDSNYLNAKIDKKKTAQQAKEHIVKLLNQGIIPVVCGFLGRDLEGVVTTLGRGGSDVSAFLLGHCIGADEVIIVTDVKGVMSTDPRKLNTARKLDKITVEEMIDLANYGAQVLHPNALRYKDPNIKAKIISFEYGDLRVQGTDIIGPSHSEEDVITITKLEEKLSVLAVVGEDLMNKQGIIANVTEKVSENNLSIYGISTGESSITLFFSEKDAEKAHEVLHDLVIRGDRLSSISLGQKIAMISVVSHDFIDTPGIITSITKPLHENNINIVELSSSQTAVVVFVDWDDGDKAHKLIKETLQ
- a CDS encoding phosphatase PAP2 family protein, with product MFSILYSWDIKLLELVNLSFHNFFLNNLALIITYFGVLDTGLFIALILYLFGNEKEKRVAKILVVTLLLTFVFTQIIKYIILRPRPYQDLSSLIVLSRGTDPSFPSGHTAMASALAFTLGRNYGYLGFFMILPILVALSRLYLGVHYPSDVFVGFLLGIIVSYLCEYLFKNTKIMNFIKNSRKTLKV